The Colias croceus chromosome 18, ilColCroc2.1 genome has a window encoding:
- the LOC123699634 gene encoding E3 ubiquitin-protein ligase synoviolin, with translation MTVKMKALVAAAISLALTTVVIGNAYYQKKQFYPSVVYLTNSNPSMAVMYLQGLILVLLVGKVIRKIFFGQLRPAELEHLIERSWYAITETCLAFTVFRDDFNPKFIALFTVLLFLKAFHWLAEDRVDYMERSPVIGWLFHVRILTLLMLLAQADFFFIHHAYQFTILRGPSVQLVFGFEYSILLVMIVNILIKYILHAIDSRWEAPWESKAAVLLYTELVINFFKVLLYVGFVAVMVRIYTLPLFAFRPMYETMRSFKRAYNDVVLSRRAIRNMNTLYPDATPEELAAADNECIICREEMHGGAKKLPCNHIFHAACLRLWFQRQQTCPTCRLNVLRAPAPDVPHNAPNAAPTPAPGAVPPAPGAVPPPPPFPNMPPPPMMAWGMPPPPPPRPASLATLTVEELQRMEGTERRNIEARLHLLREIQAMLDASVLLMQQYSTVVTNLPLNCANVATQTDINRTEPSPVPTPVKVKPEVPSTSFTPTPGPSTSTDDFADDFDFDRVEDMPTETPSETLDADAEELRRRRLQKFSLEN, from the exons atgACTGTAAAAATGAAAGCTCTCGTTGCTGCTGCTATCAGCCTTGCACTCACAACCGTAGTAATCGGCAATGCATACTACCAGAAGAAACAATTTTACCCCTCCGTGGTTTACCTCACTAATTCTAATCCAAGCATGGCA GTCATGTATTTACAGGGCCTGATTCTTGTATTGCTAGTTGGAAAAGTTATAAGGAAGATTTTCTTTGGGCAATTGCGTCCTGCAGAACTTGag cACTTAATAGAAAGATCTTGGTATGCTATAACTGAAACATGTCTGGCGTTTACCGTCTTTAGGGATGATTTCAATCCAAAATTCATAGCACTGTTCACTGTGTTATTATTCCTGAAAGCATTCCACTGGCTCGCTGAGGACAGGGTTGATTAT atGGAAAGAAGCCCTGTCATTGGTTGGCTGTTTCATGTACGAATCTTAACACTACTCATGTTGCTAGCACAAGCTGATTTCTTCTTTATCCACCATGCCTATCAATTTACTATTTTACGAGGACCATCGGTACAGCTCGTGTTTGGATTTGAGTATAGCATATTACTTGTGATGATTGTTAACATTTTGATCAAG TATATTCTTCATGCTATTGATTCTCGCTGGGAAGCACCATGGGAGAGCAAGGCTGCTGTACTACTTTACACTGAATTGGTGATTAACTTCTTCAAAGTATTGTTGTATGTTGGTTTCGTTGCCGTAATGGTCAGGATATATACATTGCCACTATTTGCTTTCCGACCTATGTATGAAACTATGAG GAGTTTCAAGAGAGCTTACAATGACGTGGTACTGTCTCGACGTGCGATCAGAAACATGAACACCCTGTATCCAGATGCAACACCTGAAGAGTTGGCTGCGGCAGACAATGAGTGTATTATCTGCCGTGAGGAGATGCATGGAG GTGCCAAGAAGCTGCCCTGCAACCACATATTCCACGCAGCGTGCCTCCGGCTCTGGTTCCAGCGGCAGCAGACGTGCCCCACGTGCCGGCTGAACGTGTTGCGCGCCCCGGCGCCGGACGTGCCGCACAACGCGCCGAACGCGGCGCCGACGCCCGCGCCCGGGGCCGTGCCGCCGGCGCCCGGGGCCGTGCCACCGCCCCCGCCCTTCCCGAATATGCCTCCACCAC CAATGATGGCGTGGGGCATGCCACCCCCTCCCCCGCCGCGGCCCGCGTCCCTCGCAACCCTCACTGTGGAGGAGCTGCAGCGAATGGAAGGCACCGAACGGAGGAATATCGAAGCGCGATTACAC CTACTCCGAGAAATCCAAGCTATGTTGGACGCGTCCGTACTGTTGATGCAGCAATACTCCACTGTCGTTACGAACTTGCCTTTGAATTGTGCCAATGTTGCTACCCAGACTGATATCAA tCGCACCGAGCCGTCCCCCGTACCGACGCCTGTGAAAGTAAAACCGGAAGTACCAAGCACATCTTTCACCCCCACCCCTGGCCCGTCGACCAGCACTGATGACTTCGCAGACGACTTCGATTTTGATCGAGTGGAAGATATGCCCACGGAAACTCCTAG cGAGACCCTTGATGCAGACGCCGAAGAGTTAAGGAGACGTCGATTACAGAAATTTAGTTTAGAGAATTGA
- the LOC123699635 gene encoding 39S ribosomal protein L37, mitochondrial, producing MKLSRVLYAQHIGFMFKKHWMIQGKRVPIDTGIEQYLKEKGIKVEDALEFVKEEPVLHERLNIVGPYERPLPLDQNHPDYKEKPCYTLKNTTVLLEGVAQAQVLTKTVIAQNKLPPRIEELATLPAPKAVHEGVKKAILSANVFDCEQKKLPKIKDSERPAYNFPRILGISDRRRNVILTNRLIQLVEKSSDVDVTQNKYVVNDVECSTLFDKDDELIQFQEISNILVTSNKPLKHDIEDDTDFIDIPDLYPVKHTVTLPTEHFYNESSKYPIRSTVALKYPHTTWLHYNPTEVKNIYEEPVTNHQVLGRSLTHAFTVASAFAKQLYGEDVKDLPEPVHVNCIQTDGQNYHFGVFELNTLNVDGVEGTKNVWYCKNDMKLYDSSRYFSGMPSLENYNPKVYGYINAFYNC from the exons atgaaactgTCGAGAGTTTTATACGCTCAACATATCggatttatgtttaaaaagcaTTGGATGATACAGGGCAAACGAGTGCCTATAGATACAGGTATCGAACagtatttaaaagaaaagggCATAAAAGTTGAAGATGCTCTAGAATTTGTGAAAGAAGAACCAGTTTTGCATGAAAG gcTTAACATCGTAGGGCCTTATGAAAGACCTTTGCCTTTAGACCAAAATCACCCAGATTACAAGGAAAAACCATGTTACACCCTTAAAAATACAACTGTTCTTCTGGAAGGTGTTGCCCAAGCACAAGTTTTGACAAAAACTGTCATAGCTCAAAATAAACTTCCACCAAGAATAGAAGAGTTGGCAACACTACCAGCACCTAAAGCTGTTCACGAAGGAGTTAAAAAAGCAATCTTAAGTGCGAATGTATTTGATTGCGAACAGAAAAAATTGCCAAAAATCAAAGATTCAGAGAGACCAGCATATAACTTTCCTCGGATTTTAGGAATATCAGACAGGCGTAGAAA tgtaATCTTAACAAACAGATTAATACAACTTGTTGAAAAGAGCAGCGATGTTGATGTCACTCAGAACAAGTATGTTGTAAATGATGTTGAATGTAGCACTCTATTTGACAAAGACGACGAACTCATACAATTTCAGGAGATATCCAACATTCTAGTCACAAGTAATAAGCCCCTGAAACATGACATAGAAGATGATACAGACTTCATTGACATACCTGATTTATATCCTGTAAAGCATACAGTGACATTACCAACTGAGCATTTCTATAATGAGTCTAGTAAATACC CAATCCGGTCAACCGTTGCCTTGAAATATCCCCACACCACGTGGCTGCACTACAATCCTACAGAGGTGAAGAACATCTATGAAGAGCCAGTAACCAATCACCAAGTGCTTGGACGTTCGTTGACTCATGCCTTTACTGTTGCTTCCGCATTCGCAAAACAATTATATGGG gaaGATGTAAAAGACTTGCCGGAACCTGtacatgtaaattgtatacaaacAGATGGCCAGAATTACCATTTTGGAGTATTTGAACTGAATACATTAAATGTTGACGGTGTGGAGGGCACTAAGAATGTATGGTATTGCAAGAATGATATGAAGTTGTACGACTCAAGCCGTTATTTCAGTGGAATGCCGTCATTAGAAAACTACAACCCTAAAGTATATGGCTATATAAATGCCTTTTACAATTGTTAA